A genome region from Eremothecium cymbalariae DBVPG#7215 chromosome 4, complete sequence includes the following:
- the UFE1 gene encoding Ufe1p (similar to Ashbya gossypii ADR220W), producing the protein MSNLTPLFRKYVEVIGEAREGDVLVVSEVEVKKRKQWRTKFTVSDTFLEECSDLLKHIIELRKVILSLQVEYLGEVDMSEQEKNDFDVEVRLQLQEYLEKLKHMEKYELERQKVVNTKFISGTRLDLVGMLSGRSQEVADFHSTNNQYRTGVLQSLGMWLTSTSSLLSQMQRERLSRQKELESIDFNAHLYVPTNSVGTVAQSPTIETTQDEIKQYKETMSKLTQEQIQVLETEHEELLNQKSQELERVQKLSKAVMEVASLQNELSTHLQIQTQNINTLLDNNDDVELDIQQGNRQLRKAQDRGGKSAKLVIYMAIIFGLLILFLDYIN; encoded by the coding sequence ATGTCTAACCTTACGCCTTTGTTTAGGAAATACGTGGAGGTGATTGGTGAAGCTAGGGAAGGAGATGTATTAGTAGTATCAGAGGTGGAGGTcaagaagaggaagcaATGGAGAACCAAATTTACAGTCAGCGACACATTTCTAGAGGAATGTAGCGATCTTCTAAAGCATATAATAGAATTGAGGAAGGTTATTTTGTCTTTACAAGTAGAATATCTGGGCGAGGTTGATATGTCGGAACAAGAGAAGAATGATTTTGATGTTGAGGTTAGGTTACAGTTGCAAGAATATTTAGAGAAGCTCAAGCATATGGAGAAATATGAACTGGAACGACAAAAGGTTGTAAATACAAAATTTATATCGGGCACACGTTTAGACTTGGTAGGCATGCTGAGTGGACGGTCGCAGGAAGTCGCGGATTTCCATAGCACGAATAATCAGTATAGGACAGGTGTGTTACAATCACTAGGCATGTGGCTGACGTCTACTTCATCGCTTTTATCCCAAATGCAGCGAGAAAGGCTCTCGCGACAGAAAGAACTGGAATCTATAGATTTTAATGCCCATTTGTATGTTCCGACGAACTCTGTTGGCACTGTTGCACAGTCGCCGACAATTGAAACGACGCAGGACGAGATCAAGCAATACAAAGAAACCATGTCCAAGCTCACACAGGAGCAGATACAAGTTTTAGAGACAGAGCATGAAGAGCTACTGAATCAAAAATCTCAGGAACTTGAAAGAGTGCAGAAATTGTCCAAAGCGGTCATGGAAGTAGCATCTTTGCAAAACGAATTGAGCACTCATTTACAGATTCAGACGCAGAATATCAATACATTGCTTGacaataatgatgatgttgaactGGACATTCAACAGGGTAACCGTCAACTAAGAAAGGCACAAGACCGTGGAGGTAAATCGGCTAAGTTGGTTATATACATGGCTATTATTTTTGGcttattaattttatttcttGATTATATAAATTAG
- the MRPL20 gene encoding mitochondrial 54S ribosomal protein mL58 (similar to Ashbya gossypii ADR223C): MIRFIRGFSGTSCSPAAKDLSKAIEKSGSIHHLHGTPTIYNKTSSASNYKGYMKAKIPPGTYFTPAPSSSTGSNNSETIPKSFLPKNDIRRQFVDRLRSKDASISKNAPPLQVKGEKSYHLSPQEIREIIRLRNEDPDKYTRKVLAKKFNVSPLFISIVSDAPAERKAEMDKRLASIKLKWHPGRKVAREDRKKRKELWYRA; this comes from the coding sequence ATGATTAGATTTATAAGAGGGTTTTCTGGGACTTCCTGTTCGCCAGCAGCCAAGGATCTTTCTAAGGCAATAGAAAAGTCCGGTTCTATACATCATTTACATGGTACACCAACAATTTACAACAAGACCTCATCAGCTTCGAACTATAAGGGCTATATGAAGGCTAAAATTCCACCTGGCACATACTTCACACCTGCgccatcatcatcaactgGCTCAAATAATAGTGAAACAATCCCGAAGAGTTTTCTTCCCAAGAACGACATAAGAAGGCAGTTTGTGGATAGATTAAGATCTAAGGATGCTTCTATATCGAAGAATGCTCCACCGTTGCAAGTAAAGGGTGAGAAAAGTTATCATTTGTCACCTCAGGAGATCAGGGAAATTATTAGATTGCGGAATGAAGATCCAGACAAATACACTAGGAAAGTTCTAGCCAAGAAATTTAATGTTAGCCCGTTGTTCATTTCAATAGTATCAGATGCACCTGCAGAAAGGAAGGCCGAAATGGACAAAAGGCTAGCAAGCATAAAGTTGAAGTGGCATCCAGGCAGAAAGGTAGCTAGAGAAGACagaaaaaagagaaaagaacTTTGGTATAGGGCCTAG
- the PRP16 gene encoding DEAH-box RNA helicase PRP16 (similar to Ashbya gossypii ADR224W): MVSDLQKLIQDNTESKVTERFVETIKSIAKIHSRDEKKFVKTCNALGKFKGKEDFLKELLQRINGSEVASDLVVGAGTKEKEDSIHRSGASVANKARTKKAISLSFYESDEEHDFLPEVTPIAKPLSGIKEVAFKRITKNAATQLKEYPEHTKHNTKRRDMVQYPERSDFVEVPTLDSTVDEEQMKQLRSTALPEDELPFTHDIESTTAENIAEDRDWYNDEEAVGHVIPVANIPDEGTKRPSRVNMEYDSEVRLTAISFNERKNLIPPFLRSYNNIIGETVIIGSLDSDPLSKGGLINPFKNPDSEFSINARRGSKIVATRKLQRDRKVHSAQTANIVGTVVGKVLGIKKETKEDQKADEEVVSQSYAEIEEVRKSLPAYSVKSELLQVIRDNQVTVIIGETGSGKTTQLGQYLYEDGFSNSSRMIGITQPRRVAAISVAQRVALEMNVKLGKEVGYAIRFEDKTSADTRIKFMTDGILLREALLNDTLDNYSCIILDEAHERSLNTDILLGILKNLLLVRRDLKLIITSATMNANKFSKFFGCAPQFTIPGRTFPVQVNYTRAPVSDYVEAAVIQAIDIHLSSPASSGDILIFMTGQEDIETTCEYLTEKLIEIRVKRKLVEVDPLRDIEVLPIYSSLPADIQGKVFKKAKSNKRKIVVATNIAETSLTVDGIKYVIDCGYSKLKVYNPRIGLESLAITPISLANANQRSGRAGRTGPGIAYRLYTEHSAVEDMYEQTIPEIQRTNLASSLLLLKSLGIHDLLAFPFMDRPPVLTLMKSLFELWSLEALDNFGNLTTLATKMAKFPLQPSLSKILLLSAKCGCSEEMLIIVSMLSVPQVFYRPRERQNESDQARSRFLIPESDHLTLLNVFAQWKANRFSADWCNKHYLQYRSLRRAYDIKEQLASVMKKERVPIISSGADWDIIRKCICAGYTSQAARKSGLSQYNHLKNAMELKLHPTSSLFASGDPPPYVVYHELLVTSKEYINVVTAVDPFWLMEYGGIFYNIRRVSKQEVYGLYEHDERDIDRKPDDLDKKINACYQSKKVFLDNLRKDTEKSSNLKESQDIKKRDSQGDSSVRIGFKKRKPL; encoded by the coding sequence ATGGTATCAGATCTACAGAAATTGATCCAAGACAATACAGAATCAAAGGTTACCGAAAGGTTTGTAGAAACGATTAAGAGTATAGCCAAAATTCATAGCAGAGATGAGAAAAAGTTCGTCAAGACATGCAACGCCTTAGGGAAGTTCAAGGGCAAAGAGGACTTTTTGAAAGAGCTTCTCCAACGCATCAATGGATCTGAAGTAGCATCTGATCTAGTTGTAGGTGCGGGTACgaaggaaaaggaagatAGTATTCATCGGTCGGGTGCCTCAGTTGCTAACAAGGCTAGAACGAAAAAGGCGATATCTTTGAGCTTTTATGAGAGCGATGAAGAACACGACTTTTTACCAGAAGTCACACCAATTGCCAAACCTTTATCTGGAATTAAGGAAGTCGCCTTTAAGagaataacaaaaaatgctGCAACTCAGCTGAAGGAGTATCCTGAGCACACAAAACACAACACCAAAAGGAGGGATATGGTGCAATACCCAGAAAGATCTGATTTTGTTGAGGTACCGACATTGGATTCTACTGTTGACGAAGAGCAGATGAAACAATTAAGATCCACAGCATTACCTGAGGATGAGTTGCCCTTTACGCACGATATAGAATCTACCACGGCAGAGAACATTGCTGAAGATAGAGATTGGTACAACGATGAGGAAGCGGTTGGGCACGTTATTCCGGTTGCGAATATCCCGGACGAAGGCACGAAGAGGCCGTCTAGGGTTAACATGGAATACGATTCTGAAGTTCGTCTTACAgctatttcttttaatgAGCGCAAGAATCTCATACCGCCTTTTCTTAGAAGTTACAATAATATCATTGGCGAAACGGTGATAATTGGCTCATTGGATAGCGATCCTCTTTCAAAAGGAGGATTGATAAATCCTTTTAAAAATCCAGATAGTGAGTTTTCCATCAACGCCAGAAGGGGGAGCAAAATAGTCGCTACGAGGAAGCTTCAACGTGATCGTAAAGTTCATTCTGCGCAGACAGCAAATATTGTGGGGACCGTGGTTGGTAAGGTATTAGGTATTAAGAAAGAGACCAAAGAAGACCAGAAAgctgatgaagaagttgtgAGTCAGTCTTATGCGGAGATTGAAGAGGTACGTAAATCGTTACCCGCTTACAGCGTTAAATCTGAGTTATTACAGGTAATACGTGACAACCAAGTTACCGTAATCATTGGTGAAACAGGCTCTGGTAAAACCACACAACTGGGCCAATATCTCTACGAAGACGGATTCTCTAATTCAAGTAGAATGATAGGCATTACACAACCGCGCCGTGTTGCCGCTATATCTGTCGCACAGCGTGTGGCCTTGGAAATGAATGTTAAGCTCGGTAAAGAAGTTGGGTATGCTATTAGGTTTGAGGACAAAACTTCTGCAGATACTCGAATAAAGTTTATGACTGATGGTATTTTACTGCGTGAAGCATTATTGAACGATACATTGGATAACTATTCATGCATAATATTAGATGAAGCACATGAACGATCTTTAAACACAGATATATTGCTTGGCATTCTTAAAAATTTACTATTGGTAAGGAGGGATTTAAAGCTTATAATTACATCAGCAACAATGAATGCAAATAAATTCTCAAAGTTCTTCGGTTGTGCTCCTCAATTTACTATACCAGGAAGAACATTTCCTGTACAAGTCAACTATACAAGAGCTCCAGTAAGCGACTATGTTGAAGCAGCTGTAATTCAAGCTATTGATATACATTTGTCCTCTCCAGCTTCCAGTGGTgatattttgatatttatGACCGGACAGGAGGACATTGAGACCACATGTGAATATTTAACGGAGAAATTAATCGAAATTCGTGTTAAACGCAAACTTGTTGAAGTGGATCCATTGCGTGACATCGAAGTGTTGCCAATTTATTCATCATTGCCAGCGGATATTCAAGGTAAGGTATTCAAGAAGGCCAAGTCAAACAAGCGGAAGATAGTTGTAGCTACGAATATTGCTGAAACATCTTTGACAGTTGACGGTATTAAATATGTAATTGATTGTGGGTATTCTAAGTTGAAGGTATACAATCCCAGAATTGGCTTGGAAAGTTTGGCTATCACACCCATTTCGCTAGCTAATGCAAACCAGAGATCAGGACGTGCAGGACGAACTGGACCAGGTATCGCTTATCGGCTGTACACAGAACACTCAGCTGTTGAAGATATGTACGAACAAACTATACCAGAAATTCAGAGAACAAATTTGGCCAGTTCATTATTGCTACTGAAGTCTTTGGGTATTCATGACCTGCTTGCATTCCCCTTTATGGACAGACCTCCAGTGCTAACTTTGATGAAATCACTATTTGAGCTATGGTCACTGGAGGCACTTGAtaattttggaaatttgaCAACTTTGGCTACAAAAATGGCTAAGTTTCCATTACAACCATCCTTATCAAAAATACTTCTCTTATCTGCAAAGTGCGGTTGTAGTGAAGAGATGCTCATAATTGTTTCAATGTTATCTGTACCACAAGTATTTTACAGACCAAGAGAGAGACAAAATGAGTCAGACCAGGCAAGATCAAGGTTTTTGATTCCTGAATCAGACCACTTAACGTTACTGAATGTCTTCGCACAATGGAAAGCCAATCGCTTCTCTGCAGATTGGTGTAACAAACATTATTTACAATACCGTTCATTGAGAAGAGCATatgatattaaagaacAGCTAGCTAGCGTCATGAAAAAGGAGAGAGTACCAATAATTTCCTCAGGAGCAGATTGGGATATCATAAGAAAATGTATTTGTGCAGGATATACAAGTCAAGCTGCCCGAAAATCAGGACTGAGCCAATATAATCATCTAAAAAATGCCATGGAATTAAAATTACACCCTACAAGTTCTTTGTTTGCCTCGGGTGATCCACCGCCATATGTCGTGTATCATGAACTTTTAGTAACAAGTAAAGAATACATTAACGTGGTCACCGCAGTTGATCCATTTTGGTTGATGGAATATGGTGGAATATTTTACAATATTAGGAGAGTCTCAAAGCAAGAAGTTTATGGTTTATACGAACATGATGAAAGAGATATTGACAGAAAACCAGATGATTTGGATAAAAAGATTAATGCTTGCTATCAGtcaaaaaaggtttttctTGACAACCTTCGGAAGGATACTGAAAAATCATCTAATTTAAAGGAGTCCCAGGATATTAAGAAGAGGGACAGCCAGGGGGACTCTTCAGTACGtattggtttcaaaaagaGGAAGCCGCTGTAA
- the CDC21 gene encoding thymidylate synthase (similar to Ashbya gossypii ADR219C), with protein sequence MTGQETHEQNNVESGNLEEQQYLDLCERIIREGELRPDRTGTGTYSLFAPPQLRFDLRDDVFPLLTTKRVFTKAIILELLWFVTGCTDGRKLSEQGVRIWDGNGSREYLDSIGLHERRVGDLGPVYGFQWRHFGAEYKTCDDNYSGQGVDQLIEVIHRLKHNPYDRRIIMSAWNPVDFPKMALPPCHVFSQFYVSFPGGEGSVPRLSCLLYQRSCDMGLGVPFNIASYALLTRMIAMVCDMEPGEFIHTMGDAHVYKDHVDALKEQLSRNPRPFPKLKIKRKVTDIDDFKFEDFEITDYNPHGKIQMKMSV encoded by the coding sequence ATGACGGGGCAAGAAACACATGAGCAAAACAATGTTGAGAGTGGTAACCTGGAGGAGCAACAATACCTGGATCTCTGTGAGCGGATTATTCGAGAAGGTGAACTGAGACCAGATAGAACTGGGACGGGGACATATTCTTTATTTGCACCACCTCAGTTGCGTTTTGATCTGAGGGATGATGTATTCCCGTTGCTGACAACTAAAAGAGTATTTACTAAAGCGATAATTTTGGAGTTGCTGTGGTTCGTTACAGGGTGCACAGATGGGAGGAAGTTGTCTGAGCAAGGTGTGAGAATCTGGGATGGTAATGGTTCGAGGGAGTACCTTGATTCGATTGGCCTTCATGAACGTCGTGTTGGTGACCTTGGGCCTGTATATGGTTTCCAGTGGCGGCACTTTGGGGCCGAGTACAAGACATGCGATGATAATTACAGCGGACAAGGTGTAGATCAACTTATAGAAGTGATTCACAGGCTGAAACACAATCCTTATGATCGCAGGATTATCATGTCTGCATGGAATCCTGTAGATTTTCCAAAGATGGCGTTGCCTCCTTGTCATGTGTTTTCACAATTTTACGTTAGTTTCCCCGGAGGTGAGGGCTCTGTGCCTAGACTATCATGTTTATTATACCAACGATCATGTGACATGGGTTTAGGCGTGCCTTTTAATATTGCATCTTATGCTTTATTAACTAGGATGATCGCTATGGTATGTGATATGGAACCGGGGGAATTCATTCACACAATGGGCGACGCACATGTATACAAAGATCATGTAGACGCACTAAAAGAACAGTTGAGTAGAAATCCGAGGCCCTTTCCCAAACTAAAGATAAAGAGGAAAGTAACAGATATTGATGActttaaatttgaagattttgaaatcaCGGATTATAATCCGCATGGCAAGAttcaaatgaaaatgagTGTTTAG
- the OMA1 gene encoding metalloendopeptidase (similar to Saccharomyces cerevisiae YKR087C OMA1), with translation MYRRVTNQWSKFVRQYLNAKFKHFKSNEKPISFKSLISNPRRNKQLGLAVGGSVVFYCANLDAAPVTGRTRFLWLPRSVELLVGGYSYQSKLQETDKYLLSPIHPVTLRVSNLFMKVVEAARADPQVDHSLLDDIDWKIHVVNDPLAPPNAFVMPGGKVFVFSSILGICKNDDGLAAVLAHELAHQLARHSAEQISKSIIYLGLEGVLYAVTGMRIFNNMLVNMILKLPASREMETEADHIGLMIMSRACFNPDEAVRLWERMSDFEKQYKSGSVRLEFLSTHPHSTRRIKDISKNLLKAHELYSQSNCAIINGHYSKFQNFFNANSRF, from the coding sequence ATGTATAGAAGGGTTACAAACCAATGGTCTAAGTTTGTCAGACAGTATTTAAATGCTAAGTTCAAACATTTTAAGTCTAATGAAAAACCTATATCCTTTAAAAGTCTCATCTCAAATCCCAGAAGAAATAAGCAGTTAGGTTTGGCTGTCGGTGGCTCTGTCGTGTTCTACTGCGCAAACTTGGATGCTGCTCCAGTTACTGGTAGAACTAGGTTCCTCTGGTTACCACGCTCAGTAGAACTTCTCGTAGGTGGCTATTCATACCAATCCAAACTGCAAGAGACagataaatatttgttaaGTCCAATCCATCCCGTGACTTTACGGGTCTCCAACTTATTCATGAAAGTTGTCGAGGCGGCACGTGCAGACCCTCAAGTGGACCATTCTCTCCTGGATGACATTGATTGGAAAATACATGTTGTGAATGATCCGTTAGCTCCTCCTAATGCGTTTGTTATGCCCGGCGGAAAAGTATTTGTATTCAGTAGCATTCTAGGTATCTGTAAGAATGACGATGGATTAGCTGCAGTTCTGGCTCATGAATTGGCTCACCAACTAGCTCGACATTCAGCAGAACAAATCTCTAAATCTATTATCTATTTAGGTTTAGAAGGTGTGTTATACGCTGTTACAGGTATGAGgatcttcaataatatgCTAGTAAATATGATACTAAAATTGCCAGCTTCGAGGGAAATGGAGACTGAAGCAGACCATATTGGGCTGATGATAATGTCTAGAGCATGTTTTAATCCTGATGAGGCAGTTCGTTTGTGGGAAAGAATGtcagattttgaaaagcaGTACAAGAGCGGCTCAGTGCGTTTAGAGTTTCTATCTACTCATCCACACAGTACTAGGAGAATTAAAGATATCTCCAAAAATTTGCTAAAGGCTCATGAACTGTACTCGCAATCAAATTGTGCTATAATCAATGGACATTATAGTaagtttcaaaatttcttcaatgccAATAGTAGATTTTAA
- a CDS encoding uncharacterized protein (similar to Ashbya gossypii ADR222W), with protein MRCRTFFNTFVTTGCCSYRNLKRNKYLALWCTRAELERIRGMERYIVTHRRDVNTCVLYNVLPETKTSDQESQHKLWLGKTVFEELMPVDANDWVPRYILRFEDMNTSDLVFCKTQVVACMQDFERVIQRQLNGFFYLIVQAAGLDVVLELRILDAIDEQRFRDMWYRMRDEYEMMEEMSDKSNLNKSFHNTVPSGR; from the coding sequence ATGCGATGCCGTACATTCTTCAATACATTCGTGACAACTGGTTGCTGTTCATATAGAAACCttaaaagaaacaagtATCTCGCATTGTGGTGCACTAGAGCGGAACTTGAACGTATTCGTGGTATGGAGAGGTATATAGTCACGCATCGGCGTGATGTTAATACTTGTGTGTTGTATAACGTCTTACCTGAGACAAAAACTAGTGATCAAGAGTCACAACATAAATTATGGTTAGGGAAAACcgtttttgaagaattaatgCCAGTTGACGCAAACGACTGGGTGCCAAGATACATTTTACGATTTGAAGATATGAACACTAGTGATTTAGTGTTCTGCAAGACGCAGGTGGTTGCATGCATGCAGGATTTCGAACGAGTTATACAGCGACAGCTGAATGGGttcttttatttaataGTGCAGGCTGCTGGATTAGACGTAGTACTTGAATTGCGAATACTTGATGCAATAGATGAGCAACGATTTAGGGACATGTGGTATAGGATGAGAGATGAGTATGAGATGATGGAAGAGATGTCAGATAAGAGCAATCTAAATAAAAGTTTCCACAATACCGTGCCTTCAGGTAGGTGA